The sequence GGCTTCCAGCCGCCCGATTGCGCCAGCGAGGCGAGCAGCGGCAGGAACACCAGCAGGCCGGTGGCGCTGGAGGCCGACATCAATCCCATGACCAGGCCGCGATTGGTCTTGAACCAGCGGTTGACGATGGTGGCGCCCAGCACGCTGGCAACGGCGCCGGAGCCGATGCCCGAGAAGACGCCCCAGGTGATGAACAGATGCCAGGGCTTGGTCATCAGCAGGCTGAGCGCGGTCGAACCCGACATCACCAGCAGCGAAGCGATCAGCGTGCGGCGCAGCCCGATCCGCTCCATCAGCGCGGCGGCGAACGGGCCCGTCAGACCATAGAGCAGGATGCCGACGCCGGCGGCCAGCGAGATGACGTCGCGACGCCAGCCAAAGCTGTTTTCCAGCGGCAGCATCATGACGGCGGGCGCCGAGCGCAGCCCGGCTGCGATCAGAAGACAAAGGAAGATGACACCGACCACCACGAAAGCGTAGCGCTGGCCAAACGGACGGGATTGAGCTATCATGTTACTGACCGGTACGTTGCAAAGATGGGAGTATGTATACGTACCGATCGGTAACATTGTCAATCGAGTCCCATGATGCCAACCGACAAAAATATTGAACTGACCATTAGCGACGATCATGCATCGGCGCCGCCTAAGGCCGCCAAGAAGATCCTCGACGTGGCGTATGACCTTTTTTACCGGCGCGGCATCAGGGCAATCGGCGTCGACGAGATCGTTAAACGCGCCGGCGTCACCAAGCCCAGCCTCTATCGCAGCTTCCCTTCCAAGGACGAGTTGGCCGCTTCCTATCTTCGGCAGTACGATCTTGAATATTGGGAGCGTTTCGACGAGGCGGTCAAAGCCCATCCCGGCGACCCGCGCGCGCAGATCAAGGCTTTCCTGACCCGCATCGGCAAGCGCACGCAAGTGGCGGACTATCGCGGCTGCGGCATGACCAACGCGGCGGTCGAGTATCCCGACCACAGCCATCCGGCCCGCGTGGTGAGCGAGGCCAACAAGCAGGAACTGCGCCGCCGGCTGCGCGCCATGGCCGCCGCGATGGGGGCGCAAGACGCCGACACGCTGGGTGACGGGCTGCTGCTTTTGATCGAAGGCGCCTATATCAGCGGCCAGCTGTTCGGCCTCGGTGGTCCCGCGCAGTCGGTGGCGACGAACGCCGATCTGCTGATCGAAGCGAGCTTGAAGAAATAGCGTTTGGCGATACGTTGCTCCGGCCCGAACCGGAGATTGTCGTTATGCGTGCCATTCTGATCCCGCTTGCGCTTGCCGGCCTGTGTCAGGTGGCGCGTGCCGGTGACATATCCAGCGCCTATACCGACCTCGATTCGAAGAAGGATTGCGTGACCTATGCGCAGGCCGCAGAAGGCGATGGCGACTGGGCCGATCTTGCCTGTTCGGGTTATCGCGGCTATCCCGTGCTCATCGCCTATGACGACGCCCGTGAATCGCTGTTCTACGGTTTTCCGCCTGGCGGCGACATGACGTCCGTCTGGGAGAGTTTTTCAGGCTTCAATTCGTCCGCGGCCAAGGTTGAATGGCGCATCGAAACCAATGGCGACAAGGCCGTGCCCTTCGCGGTCATCCACCGTCGTACGATCAGCAGTGCCGAGGATCAGGACAAGCCGACCGACGTGCTGCTTGTCGCCAAGGTCGGCCAGATGGACGCGCGGGAAAGCTGCACCATCGGCCTTGTCCAGGCCACCGGCAACCCGCAAGCCAACGATCAGGCGCGAAAACTCGCCGACGAGAAGGCCCGTACCTTCGCCTGCGGCAAGGACCGGCACACCGTCATCGGCAATGTGCCGGCTTTCGGCCGGGTGGATAACTGACCGCTCGGACTACTTGCCCTTCTTCGCCCGCTCGATCGCGTCGACGATCATCTTCTTGGCATATTTGGAATCGTGCCAGCCCTCGATCTTGACCCATTTGCCGGGCTCGAGATCCTTGTAGTGCTCGAAGAAGTGCTGCACCTGCTGGCGCGTGATCTCGGGCAGATGCGTGTATTCGGTGACGTTCTCGTAGCGCAGCGTCAGCTTGGGCGACGGCACGGCGATGACCTTCTCGTCCTGGCCGGCATTATCCTCCATCACCAGCACGCCGATCGGCCTGACATTGATGACGCAGCCCGGGACCAGCGCGCGCGTGTTGCAGACCAGCACGTCGATCGGATCGCCGTCGCCCGACAGCGTGTGCGGCACGAAGCCGTAATTGCCGGGGTAGCGCATCGAGGTGTGCAGGAAGCGGTCGACGAACAGCGTGCCGGCCTCCTTGTCCATCTCATACTTGATCGGCTCGCCGCCGATCGGCACTTCGATGATGACGTTGACGTCTTCAGGTGGATTCTTTCCGGTGGCAATGGCTTCGATGCGCATGGCTTTGTCCCTCTCTCGGTTGGGGAGGAGATAGCGGGCGGCGCAGAATGGCGCAATGCGGCGAATCGTGTTCGCGGACATCAGCTGAGACGCGATGGCGCCCAACGCGTTCAATCATCGGCACAAGATGTTTCAGCGTCGTGATTTCACGGGGATACGCACGGCGTACCGGCTTTGCTTCCCGCGATCATCCCTGGGCGGTCATTCCCAGACGAAGGCGACCTTCTTCAGCGCTTTCTGCTCGAAGATCTCGACACCCTCGGCGACATCGCGGCCGCCGGCGCCGGCATAGAAGGCCAGCGCGTTCTGGTTGTCTTCCAGCGCCCACACCACCATGCCTTTCAGGCCGTGGTCGGCGAGGCGCGCCCTGGCCGCCGAAAACAGCCTCCGGCCGAGGCCGATGCCCTGATATTCCGGGCGCAGGTACAATTCGTAGATTTCGCCCTGCTGCTTGAGTTCCCGGGCGCGGTTCTTGCCGATCGTCGCATAGCCGGCAATGGTGCCGCCGATCTCGACGACCAGCACGGTGGCGGCGCGGCGAATCGCATTCGCCCACCAGTCGGCGCCGCGGCGGTTGATCATCGACGTCAGCGTACGGTGCGGAATGATGCCGGAATAGGCGCCGCGCCAGGCTTCCAGGTGCACTTCGGCGATGGCGCCTGCGTCGCGCGGGTCGGCTTTCCGGATGTCGATCGTCAGCGTATTCATGATTTGTTAACCATAAACCCGCATCGGCCGATTGCAAGAGTCCGCGCGGCCCGCCGACTTCTTTCTCACAGCCGATCCTGACATTGGTGACATTGGCCAAAGAGCCTGTCTGAAAACGCGGTCAGCCGAGACGGATGGCGTGGCTTTCCAGAACCGAAGCGCAGCGGACTTTCAGGTCCGTGAACTCAGTTCTACTGCGACGCAGTAGAACGGGGAAGCGCAGAAAGCCGCGTCAGACGTCTCGGCTGAGTAGCGTTTGCAGACAGGCTTTTCAGATTTCGACCAGATGGTCGTCCAGCTCGTTGGTATCGCCTGAGGTGACCGGGAAATGCTCGGCCAGCACCGACCCCACCTGCTCGATCGCCTTGACGAAGCCGTCGGCAAGTCGGTCGTCGCCGGCGTGCGCCGTCAGGTCCCGCACCACGCCATCCCAGACATGCTGGCCGACCTTGGCGTCGATGCCCGAATCGGCGACTACCTCGGCATAGCGCTCGGCGATCGAGACGAAGATCAGCACGCCGGTGCGCGCCGTGGTGCGGTGGACGTTGCGGGCGAGGAACTGCTTGATCGCATTGGCGTGCGCGGCCTGATAGCGCAGCCGCCGTGGCACCATATGGATGCGCAGCCCGGGAACCGCCCACAACAGGGCCAGCACGCAGGCCAGCGCCAGCAATTGGGCTATGACGAAATGCGGCAGGCGGATGGTGAGCCACCACGCCTCCAGCCCATAGGCGACGGCGAGGCTGACAACCAGCATGCCCAGCGTCGCCATCAAGGCGGCGGGAGCGAAATAGCCGTCACTGGCATGGGCGACGACGCAGTAGATTTCGCCGTCGGTTTTGGTCTCGGCGGCACGGATCGCATCGGCGATGCGCTCATGATCCTGCGGGCTGATCGGTCGTGTTGCCATTGTCTCACCAGCTTCCTGAAGAACCGCCACCACCGGACGAGCCGCCACCGCCCGAAAACCCGCCGCCGCTGCTGCTCGACCCGGACGACCAGCCACTGCTGGAGCTTCCCGACGACCAGCCGCCGCCCGACGAACCCGTCGTCCAGCCACTGCCGCCCGAGGATCCGCTTGGCCCCTTGCCGTAACGAAACGTCATGCCCAGCCATCTATACACGCCCGGCGACAGCTTGGTGCCGAACATCGGCGGCAGGAACGCCATGGCCAGGCCGCCGAAGAACATCGTCGCCCACAGGATCAGGAACACCGTGACGATCGGGTCGATGGGGGTGCTGCTGTCGGCGGGATTGCGCTTGCCACGTGCCTCCAGCTCCTCAGGATTGCCTTCCAGCACCATGACCATGTCGTCGACGGCCTTGGAGATGCCGCCGGAGAAATCGCCGGCGCGGAACGCCGGCACCATGTCGTTTTCGATGATCAGTTTGGTGTGCAGGTCGGTCAGCGTGCCTTCCAGCCCATAGCCGACCTCGATGCGCATCTTGTGGTCGTTCTTGGCGACCAGCAGAAGCACGCCGTTGTTCTCGCCGGCCTGACCAAGCTTCCAGAAGCGGAACAGCCGGTTGGCGTAGGGCTCGATCTCCTCGCCGCCGAGGCTGGGGATGGTGGCGACGACGATCTGGTCGGAGCCCTTTTTCTCGAAATCCGCGAGCTTCTGCGTCAGCGCCGCCCTGGTGCCGGCATCGATGATGCCGGCATCGTCGACGACGCGGCCGGTGAGCGCCGGCAGGTCCGCGAAGGCCGCCAAGCCGGACAAAAGCAGCGCCAGAACGGCCAGGACAACGTGGATCGTCGGGTTGAAACGGCAGGGCCTCGGCAGGCGGCGTGTCGTCATGCCGTCACCAGCTTCCCGAGGAGCCGCCGCCGCCGGACGAGCCGCCGCCGCCGGAAAAGCCACCACCGCCCGAAGACCAGCCGCCGCCGGAACTGCCGGAGGACCAGCCGCCACTTGAGGAGCGCCGGCCGGGCTCGAAGGT comes from Mesorhizobium japonicum MAFF 303099 and encodes:
- a CDS encoding TetR/AcrR family transcriptional regulator, with the protein product MPTDKNIELTISDDHASAPPKAAKKILDVAYDLFYRRGIRAIGVDEIVKRAGVTKPSLYRSFPSKDELAASYLRQYDLEYWERFDEAVKAHPGDPRAQIKAFLTRIGKRTQVADYRGCGMTNAAVEYPDHSHPARVVSEANKQELRRRLRAMAAAMGAQDADTLGDGLLLLIEGAYISGQLFGLGGPAQSVATNADLLIEASLKK
- the ppa gene encoding inorganic diphosphatase, encoding MRIEAIATGKNPPEDVNVIIEVPIGGEPIKYEMDKEAGTLFVDRFLHTSMRYPGNYGFVPHTLSGDGDPIDVLVCNTRALVPGCVINVRPIGVLVMEDNAGQDEKVIAVPSPKLTLRYENVTEYTHLPEITRQQVQHFFEHYKDLEPGKWVKIEGWHDSKYAKKMIVDAIERAKKGK
- a CDS encoding GNAT family N-acetyltransferase, translating into MNTLTIDIRKADPRDAGAIAEVHLEAWRGAYSGIIPHRTLTSMINRRGADWWANAIRRAATVLVVEIGGTIAGYATIGKNRARELKQQGEIYELYLRPEYQGIGLGRRLFSAARARLADHGLKGMVVWALEDNQNALAFYAGAGGRDVAEGVEIFEQKALKKVAFVWE
- a CDS encoding TPM domain-containing protein, with the translated sequence MATRPISPQDHERIADAIRAAETKTDGEIYCVVAHASDGYFAPAALMATLGMLVVSLAVAYGLEAWWLTIRLPHFVIAQLLALACVLALLWAVPGLRIHMVPRRLRYQAAHANAIKQFLARNVHRTTARTGVLIFVSIAERYAEVVADSGIDAKVGQHVWDGVVRDLTAHAGDDRLADGFVKAIEQVGSVLAEHFPVTSGDTNELDDHLVEI
- a CDS encoding TPM domain-containing protein: MTTRRLPRPCRFNPTIHVVLAVLALLLSGLAAFADLPALTGRVVDDAGIIDAGTRAALTQKLADFEKKGSDQIVVATIPSLGGEEIEPYANRLFRFWKLGQAGENNGVLLLVAKNDHKMRIEVGYGLEGTLTDLHTKLIIENDMVPAFRAGDFSGGISKAVDDMVMVLEGNPEELEARGKRNPADSSTPIDPIVTVFLILWATMFFGGLAMAFLPPMFGTKLSPGVYRWLGMTFRYGKGPSGSSGGSGWTTGSSGGGWSSGSSSSGWSSGSSSSGGGFSGGGGSSGGGGSSGSW